A genome region from Clostridium sp. JN-9 includes the following:
- a CDS encoding malic enzyme-like NAD(P)-binding protein → MSNLKERALKYHKDYEGKIELKCKVPVKTKDDLTMAYTPGVAEPCLEIHSNPESIYDYTAKGNMVAVVTNGTAVLGLGDIGAGAGLPVMEGKAVLFKAFGGVDAFPICLNTKDVNKIVETVKLMEPTFGGINLEDIKAPECFEIEEKLKEVCNIPIFHDDQHGTAVVSTACLINALKVVNKKFQDVTIVVNGAGAAGTAITKLLLKMGTKDVILCDSKGAIYKGRPQGMNKYKNEMAEITNKNSKKGSLADVIKGADIFLGVSVADCVSKEMVKSMNKDAIIMAMANPNPEILPGDAKEAGAKVICTGRSDYPNQVNNVVAFPGIFRGALDVRASEINDEMKMAAAYAIASLVDDDKLSEDYVIPEAFDLRIAPKVAAGVAKAAIDSGVARRKDITPEMVEQHTKKLLGI, encoded by the coding sequence GAGCCATGTTTGGAAATTCACAGCAATCCTGAAAGCATTTATGATTACACTGCCAAGGGAAATATGGTAGCTGTAGTTACAAATGGAACAGCTGTTCTGGGACTTGGAGATATTGGAGCAGGTGCCGGCCTACCAGTAATGGAAGGTAAAGCAGTTTTATTTAAAGCCTTCGGAGGAGTAGATGCCTTTCCAATATGTTTGAATACAAAGGATGTTAATAAAATTGTAGAAACAGTTAAATTGATGGAGCCAACATTCGGAGGTATAAACCTTGAAGATATTAAAGCACCAGAATGCTTTGAAATAGAAGAAAAACTTAAAGAAGTATGTAATATCCCAATTTTTCACGATGATCAGCATGGTACAGCTGTGGTATCAACAGCATGTCTTATTAATGCTTTGAAAGTGGTTAATAAAAAGTTTCAGGATGTTACAATAGTTGTAAATGGCGCTGGAGCAGCAGGAACTGCAATAACAAAGCTGCTTTTAAAAATGGGAACAAAGGATGTTATTTTATGTGATTCAAAGGGTGCTATTTATAAAGGAAGACCTCAGGGAATGAATAAGTATAAAAATGAAATGGCTGAAATAACTAATAAAAATTCAAAGAAAGGCTCACTTGCTGATGTTATAAAGGGAGCAGATATATTCTTAGGAGTTTCTGTTGCAGATTGTGTTTCAAAGGAAATGGTTAAATCCATGAATAAAGATGCAATTATTATGGCTATGGCCAATCCAAATCCTGAAATACTTCCTGGTGATGCTAAAGAGGCTGGTGCTAAAGTAATCTGCACTGGAAGATCTGATTATCCAAATCAGGTTAATAATGTTGTGGCTTTTCCTGGAATATTCAGGGGAGCTTTAGATGTACGTGCCAGTGAAATAAATGATGAAATGAAAATGGCAGCAGCTTATGCAATAGCCTCACTTGTGGATGATGACAAATTATCAGAAGATTATGTTATACCAGAAGCCTTTGATTTGAGAATAGCACCAAAGGTTGCAGCTGGTGTTGCAAAGGCAGCAATTGATTCAGGAGTGGCAAGAAGAAAAGATATTACTCCTGAAATGGTTGAGCAGCATACAAAAAAATTATTAGGTATATAA